Proteins encoded in a region of the Flavobacteriales bacterium genome:
- a CDS encoding T9SS type A sorting domain-containing protein: protein MKKYILSIYLLSSLFSTSLYSQTTIAKQGFETSGDTWTPLTLSTPACTNGADIWDYRTFLNTISPSEGSSFWGIADLNGNCGGSGFETISLPNVDISAYSSVTFSFDYNVFEFDNGDDLKYELFYDNVSQGEVVVIDGSSNLSTGGWITETVAINSSVTNVSVVLSAKQNGGGDYGGFDNVKLEGISCTSPDLPTVTYSPISTCSDSTITLTINGNLNDATEWYIYSGSCGGTLEGATTTSTFQLAPNSTTTYYVRGEGGCVTPGSCGTVTVNVTPTDNASFYYANSLYCQNATDPTPTISGLSGGMFSATPSGLSLNPSTGAIDVSASSPNIYAITYTTNGSCPNSHIEYLTISGPTVGYDVIATCNSYTWIDGVTYTSSNFSATHLLTNSLGCDSIATLNLTIFNSDNVTDTQVACDSYTWIDGITYTSSNNTATHTLTNQNGCDSIVTLNLTINNSTTGVDTHIACGSFTWIDGITYTASNTTATHTLTNQNGCDSIVTLNLTITTTLTGTDTQTACDSYTWIDGITYTASNNTAMHTLTSVQGCDSIVTLNLTILNSSTGIDTQVACNSYTWIDGMTYTSSNNTATHTLTNSVGCDSVVTLNLTIHPSDNTIDTQSACNSFTWIDGITYTASNTTATHTLTNQNGCDSIVTLNLTIHQPNSGVDIQSACNSYTWIDGITYTASNSTATHTLTNIHGCDSVVTLNLTITTTLTGTDTQTACGSYTWIDGNTYTSSNNTATHTLTSSQGCDSIVTLDLTIFNADNVTDTQVACDSYTWIDGITYTTNNNTATHTLTNQNGCDSIVTLDLTILNTTYGTDNQTACSSYTWIDGVTYTTSNNTATHTLTNSVGCDSVVTLNLTLGMPNTGIDTQFACTDFTWIDGITYTSSNNTATFTLTNMSGCDSIVTLNLTINSATSSTESITICGGETYIIGNSAYHTSGTYTTTLTTIGGCDSVVTTNLTVGQEIDTYVERLNDVFTVNSTPGATYQWLDCENNFAPIAGATNTTYTANETGVYAVAITLGNCSDTSICNELPYIVDVHNPTNSTIKVYPNPAKEHVTIEFEKNDHVHLITITDLSGKIVLSEPVLNQTNTILPIEALNTGVYFIRVHAQSKLDIIQLIKQ, encoded by the coding sequence ATGAAAAAATATATACTTTCTATCTATTTGTTGAGCAGTTTATTTTCAACATCACTTTACAGCCAAACTACAATAGCCAAACAAGGATTTGAAACATCAGGAGATACATGGACTCCTTTAACCTTATCAACTCCTGCTTGTACAAATGGAGCTGATATATGGGATTATAGAACTTTTTTAAATACCATTTCACCAAGTGAGGGTTCTTCTTTTTGGGGGATAGCTGACTTAAATGGAAATTGTGGTGGTTCAGGATTTGAAACAATTAGTCTTCCTAATGTAGATATTTCTGCTTATTCCTCGGTTACATTTTCGTTTGATTACAATGTATTTGAATTTGATAATGGAGATGATTTAAAATATGAATTATTTTATGACAATGTCAGTCAGGGAGAAGTGGTTGTAATAGACGGTTCTTCTAACCTATCTACAGGAGGATGGATAACTGAAACTGTAGCAATTAACAGCTCTGTTACAAACGTTAGCGTTGTATTATCAGCAAAGCAAAATGGTGGAGGTGACTATGGAGGTTTTGATAATGTTAAACTAGAGGGGATATCTTGTACTTCTCCTGACCTTCCTACAGTGACTTATTCTCCTATTTCTACATGTAGTGATAGTACGATAACCTTAACGATAAATGGGAACCTAAATGATGCTACTGAATGGTATATTTACTCTGGAAGTTGTGGAGGTACGCTAGAGGGAGCTACTACTACTTCTACATTTCAATTAGCACCTAATAGCACGACCACATACTATGTGAGAGGCGAAGGTGGTTGTGTAACTCCTGGTAGCTGTGGTACTGTAACTGTGAATGTTACACCTACCGACAATGCTAGTTTCTACTATGCTAATTCACTTTATTGTCAAAATGCTACAGACCCAACACCTACAATTTCAGGATTATCTGGCGGAATGTTTAGTGCTACTCCAAGTGGTCTATCATTAAACCCTAGCACTGGTGCTATCGATGTTTCAGCAAGTTCTCCAAACATCTATGCTATCACCTATACTACTAATGGTAGCTGCCCTAATAGCCATATTGAATACCTAACCATTTCTGGTCCAACAGTTGGTTATGATGTGATTGCAACTTGTAATTCCTATACTTGGATTGATGGGGTAACCTATACATCTAGCAACTTTTCAGCCACTCACCTCCTTACCAATAGTTTAGGATGTGATTCGATTGCAACGTTAAACCTTACGATTTTTAATTCAGACAACGTTACCGATACTCAAGTCGCTTGTGATAGTTACACTTGGATTGACGGGATTACCTATACTTCATCAAACAATACAGCTACACATACACTTACCAATCAAAATGGATGTGACTCGATTGTAACACTTAACTTAACAATTAACAATAGCACAACTGGAGTTGATACACATATTGCCTGTGGTTCATTTACTTGGATTGATGGAATAACTTATACTGCATCGAACACTACCGCTACGCATACACTTACTAATCAAAATGGATGTGACTCAATTGTAACACTTAACTTAACAATTACGACGACTCTAACTGGAACCGACACCCAAACTGCTTGTGATAGCTACACTTGGATCGATGGGATAACTTATACAGCTTCAAACAATACTGCGATGCACACATTGACCTCTGTTCAAGGATGTGATTCGATTGTAACACTAAACTTAACCATTTTAAATAGCTCTACAGGAATTGATACACAAGTGGCTTGTAACTCATATACCTGGATTGATGGAATGACTTATACCTCTTCCAACAATACAGCTACGCACACCTTAACCAATAGCGTTGGATGTGATTCTGTTGTTACTTTAAATTTAACGATCCACCCTAGCGACAACACCATCGATACACAAAGTGCATGTAATTCGTTTACTTGGATTGATGGGATTACTTATACCGCTTCGAACACTACCGCTACACACACACTAACCAATCAAAATGGATGTGACTCAATTGTGACACTAAATTTAACTATTCATCAACCTAACTCTGGTGTTGACATTCAAAGTGCTTGTAACTCTTACACCTGGATTGATGGGATTACTTATACAGCATCAAACAGTACGGCTACACATACCCTCACCAATATTCATGGATGCGACTCAGTTGTTACCTTAAACTTAACCATTACAACTACGTTAACTGGAACCGATACACAAACTGCTTGTGGAAGCTATACTTGGATTGACGGAAACACTTATACTTCTTCCAACAATACAGCAACACATACGCTAACCTCATCTCAAGGCTGTGATTCTATTGTAACACTAGACCTAACCATCTTTAATGCTGATAATGTTACCGATACTCAAGTTGCATGTGATAGTTATACTTGGATCGATGGGATAACTTATACTACAAATAATAATACCGCAACGCATACCTTAACCAATCAAAATGGGTGCGACAGTATTGTTACCTTGGACTTAACAATACTAAATACTACCTACGGTACTGATAATCAAACTGCTTGTAGCAGCTATACTTGGATAGATGGAGTCACTTATACTACTTCCAATAACACTGCTACACATACATTAACCAATAGTGTTGGATGTGATTCTGTTGTTACCTTAAACTTAACGTTAGGGATGCCAAACACTGGAATTGATACACAATTTGCTTGTACAGATTTTACTTGGATTGACGGTATTACTTATACTTCTTCGAACAACACAGCTACTTTCACGTTAACTAATATGAGTGGGTGTGATAGCATTGTAACGCTAAACTTAACCATCAATTCGGCAACATCATCTACTGAGTCTATCACTATTTGTGGAGGTGAAACTTATATTATTGGAAATAGTGCCTACCATACATCTGGAACCTACACAACCACACTAACAACAATTGGAGGCTGTGACTCGGTTGTTACAACAAACCTAACTGTTGGGCAAGAAATTGACACTTATGTAGAGCGTTTAAATGATGTATTTACAGTTAATTCAACTCCAGGAGCCACTTACCAATGGCTCGATTGTGAGAATAATTTTGCTCCAATAGCTGGAGCAACTAACACGACGTATACAGCTAATGAAACTGGTGTATATGCTGTTGCTATTACTCTTGGTAATTGTTCTGATACCTCAATTTGCAATGAACTACCTTATATTGTAGACGTCCATAATCCAACCAACTCTACAATAAAAGTTTATCCTAATCCAGCAAAAGAGCATGTAACCATTGAATTTGAAAAAAATGATCATGTTCATTTAATTACAATTACCGATTTATCGGGGAAAATAGTATTAAGCGAACCTGTTCTAAACCAAACCAATACCATTCTACCTATTGAAGCACTCAACACAGGAGTTTACTTCATTAGAGTTCATGCTCAAAGTAAGTTGGATATCATACAACTCATTAAACAATAA
- a CDS encoding T9SS type A sorting domain-containing protein produces MKHPKTLHFTLLFFLCLLFNLNFYSQTYSATDSVSTFIFSAPYTNNGKGFSFSPDTTISISQLGKRVPNALGNYTWTIWDIDNMTLLHQQASLTNVADVYTYEPISSPLILLKGKQYALVLYCDATVGSMFYLSASSQINTHLTYISGLTCNNCSPSSYTLQSNPGLHMGFADFHFCIPSTGIDTQIACNSYTWIDGNTYNSSNNTATHTILGGAANGCDSIVTLNLTINHSTSGVDTQTACDSYTWIDGNTYTSSNNSATHTLTNSVGCDSVVTLNLTVNYATTGTDTQIACDSYTWIDGNTYTSSNNSATHTLTNSVGCDSVVTLNLTINNTTTGIDTQIACDSYTWIDGNTYTSSNNTATHTLTNSFGCDSVVTLNLTINNTTTGIDTQIACDSYTWIDGNTYTSSNNTATHTLTNSLGCDSVVTLNLTVNHATTGTDTQTACDVFTWIDGNTYTSSNNTATHTLTNSSGCDSVVTLNLTINHSTIGLDTQIACDSFTWIDGNTYTSSNNLATYTLPNSVGCDSIVTLNLTINHSTTGIDTQTACDTYTWIDGNTYTSSNNTATHTLTNSVGCDSIITLNLTLNHSTTGIDTQTACNSYTWIDGNTYTSSNNTATHTLSNSVGCDSVVTLNLTILTAVSHTQTINTCAGEPFTVGTDTYYTSGTYVATLTSQDGCDSIVTTNLIVAEEIDTYVERLNADFSVKPIANASYQWLDCDNGYSPIVGATSPNFTATEIGFYAVAIDVDNCRDTSICNHLPYIVSIAQEQQEQLKVYPNPTKDLITIEHHNNSLDAKLTITDLSGRILHLSPALNQEKITISTAHFKNGLYLITLESYKHTETLQFIKH; encoded by the coding sequence ATGAAACACCCCAAAACACTACATTTTACGCTATTATTCTTTTTATGTTTATTGTTTAATCTGAACTTTTACAGCCAAACCTATTCTGCAACTGATAGCGTTAGCACCTTTATTTTTAGCGCTCCCTATACCAATAACGGAAAAGGGTTCAGTTTTTCTCCTGATACTACCATTTCAATTAGTCAACTTGGGAAGAGAGTTCCAAATGCTTTGGGTAATTACACTTGGACCATTTGGGACATAGACAATATGACGCTTCTTCATCAACAAGCTAGCCTAACTAATGTTGCTGATGTATATACTTATGAACCTATTAGCAGCCCTTTAATCTTATTAAAAGGAAAGCAATATGCGCTTGTTCTATACTGTGATGCTACAGTTGGTTCAATGTTTTATCTAAGTGCTTCTAGCCAGATAAATACACATTTAACTTATATCTCAGGACTAACCTGCAACAACTGTTCTCCAAGTTCCTATACACTTCAAAGTAACCCTGGCCTTCACATGGGGTTTGCTGACTTTCACTTTTGCATTCCATCAACTGGAATAGATACACAAATTGCTTGTAATTCTTATACTTGGATTGATGGAAACACTTACAATTCCTCTAATAATACAGCCACACATACAATATTAGGAGGGGCAGCAAATGGATGTGATTCTATTGTAACACTTAATTTAACAATTAACCATTCTACGTCAGGGGTCGACACACAAACAGCGTGTGATTCCTATACTTGGATCGACGGGAACACTTACACCTCTTCTAATAATTCAGCCACACATACCTTAACCAATAGCGTTGGGTGTGATTCGGTTGTTACGCTTAACTTAACAGTAAATTATGCTACGACTGGTACTGATACACAAATAGCCTGCGATTCTTATACTTGGATAGATGGGAACACTTATACTTCTTCTAACAATTCAGCTACACATACCTTAACCAATAGTGTCGGATGTGATTCGGTAGTTACACTTAACTTAACGATCAATAATACTACAACTGGTATAGACACACAAATAGCTTGCGATTCTTATACTTGGATAGACGGGAATACTTATACCTCTTCGAATAACACAGCCACACACACCTTAACCAATAGCTTTGGGTGTGATTCGGTAGTTACACTTAACCTAACGATCAATAATACTACAACTGGTATTGATACACAAATAGCCTGCGATAGTTATACTTGGATAGATGGGAACACTTATACCTCTTCGAATAATACAGCCACACATACCTTAACCAATAGTCTTGGATGTGATTCGGTTGTTACGCTTAACTTAACAGTGAATCATGCTACGACTGGTACTGATACACAAACTGCATGTGATGTATTCACATGGATTGATGGAAACACTTATACTTCTTCCAATAATACGGCTACACATACCTTAACCAATAGCAGCGGGTGCGATTCGGTTGTTACACTTAACCTTACAATTAACCACTCTACTATTGGGCTTGACACACAAATAGCCTGCGATTCTTTCACATGGATTGATGGAAACACCTATACCTCTTCCAATAATTTAGCTACCTATACTCTACCCAATAGTGTTGGGTGTGATTCTATTGTTACACTTAACCTTACAATAAATCATTCTACGACAGGGATTGACACGCAGACTGCTTGCGATACTTACACATGGATAGATGGAAACACTTATACCTCTTCGAACAATACAGCCACACATACCTTAACCAATAGTGTTGGGTGTGATTCTATCATTACTCTAAACCTTACACTAAACCATTCTACGACTGGAATAGACACACAAACGGCTTGCAACAGCTACACATGGATTGATGGGAATACTTATACCTCTTCGAACAATACAGCTACCCACACCTTAAGCAATAGTGTTGGATGTGATTCGGTAGTCACACTTAATTTGACAATTCTTACAGCTGTTTCTCACACTCAAACAATTAACACTTGCGCAGGTGAACCATTTACGGTAGGAACTGACACCTATTATACTTCAGGCACCTATGTCGCTACTTTAACTTCTCAAGATGGCTGTGACTCCATTGTAACCACTAACTTAATAGTAGCCGAAGAAATTGACACCTATGTAGAGCGATTAAATGCTGATTTTTCTGTAAAACCTATCGCTAATGCATCCTATCAATGGTTGGATTGCGATAATGGTTACTCACCAATAGTAGGAGCTACCAGCCCTAACTTTACAGCAACTGAAATAGGATTTTATGCGGTTGCAATTGATGTGGACAATTGTAGAGATACTTCTATATGTAATCATTTACCCTATATTGTTTCCATAGCTCAAGAGCAACAAGAGCAACTAAAAGTATACCCTAACCCAACAAAAGACCTCATTACGATTGAACACCATAATAACAGCCTAGATGCTAAGCTAACGATAACAGACCTTTCTGGAAGAATTTTACACCTCTCCCCTGCTTTAAATCAAGAAAAAATTACAATTTCAACAGCACATTTTAAGAACGGACTGTACTTGATTACTTTAGAATCATATAAGCATACAGAAACTCTTCAATTTATTAAACACTAA
- a CDS encoding T9SS type A sorting domain-containing protein, producing the protein MIKITPLILCMLTIFYNGFTQVPVVSASQNLSLPCVGGTDNRSGVAYNPNQQLYYSVIAGSVGYHIETYDQNGAPLNSSIQGFDYRGLWWNPNNNQLEGNGYGTFGIWSQDLDLNAHPYSTGTNEIHGVSAPNPQCAGDYDWIDDEIIYYYNGAIFRYDRANHHALGNQPISNLPVAISNINKTNVVYTGVPGMEAGIYDYNNKVLYFIDKNTGIYQTSCQLSQNAPGANLFRLAFANNHLWLYDIATSEWKGYEVISDCESDVKLTVSACDYYDSPSGRYSYSSSGLYMDTLTNSNGCDSIISIDLTILKPSYGEDIQVACDSLTWIDGLTYTSSNNTATHKIQNAAGCDSIVTLNLTITHPTYSIDKHTVCDSLTWIDGITYTQANNTATHIVTNAAGCDSIITLNLQVNHTTYSTDTHYACDDFTWIDGNTYFESNNTATYRLTNQQGCDSIITLDLTLYSSGYHDQTATICYGEGFAVGHIVHYEAGEYYDMLQTVNGCDSVVRTVLTVEAPIDTYVERLHNQFKVNQAGNASYQWINCDLNQPITGATNRIFLAQKEGEYAVEVTVNGCLETSICNRLPYMTGMDENVLDAITLYPNPFKDQIQLEFNQLLEKVTVSLVDITGKTITNEEHHHINHLNITTNNLSVGVYFVKIDYQGNSKAYKVIKN; encoded by the coding sequence ATGATAAAGATTACCCCACTAATCCTTTGCATGCTGACTATTTTTTACAACGGATTTACACAAGTCCCAGTAGTTAGTGCATCCCAGAATTTAAGCCTTCCATGTGTAGGAGGAACTGATAACCGATCAGGAGTAGCTTACAACCCTAATCAGCAATTATATTACAGTGTAATAGCTGGAAGTGTAGGATATCACATTGAAACATACGACCAAAACGGCGCTCCACTCAACTCATCCATACAAGGGTTCGATTATAGAGGCCTTTGGTGGAACCCAAATAACAACCAATTAGAAGGGAATGGGTATGGTACATTTGGAATTTGGTCACAAGATTTAGATCTCAATGCCCATCCTTACTCGACCGGGACAAACGAAATACATGGAGTTAGTGCCCCTAATCCTCAATGCGCAGGAGATTATGACTGGATTGATGATGAGATTATTTATTATTACAATGGAGCCATATTTAGATACGATAGAGCTAATCATCATGCTTTAGGCAACCAACCAATAAGTAATTTACCAGTAGCAATATCAAACATCAATAAAACTAACGTTGTTTACACTGGTGTACCTGGTATGGAAGCTGGTATTTATGATTACAACAACAAAGTATTATACTTTATTGATAAAAACACTGGCATTTATCAAACCAGTTGTCAACTTTCACAAAATGCTCCTGGAGCTAACTTATTTCGACTTGCTTTTGCTAATAATCATCTTTGGTTATATGATATCGCAACTTCTGAATGGAAAGGCTATGAAGTCATTTCAGATTGTGAATCTGATGTAAAGTTAACAGTTTCTGCTTGTGATTATTATGATTCTCCTTCAGGAAGATATTCATACAGTTCATCTGGTTTATATATGGACACATTAACTAACAGTAATGGGTGTGACTCTATCATATCTATTGATTTAACTATCCTCAAACCTTCTTATGGCGAAGATATTCAAGTGGCATGTGACTCATTAACATGGATTGATGGCTTAACTTATACTTCATCGAACAATACTGCTACGCATAAAATACAAAATGCTGCTGGATGCGATTCTATTGTTACCCTTAACCTTACGATCACTCACCCAACCTACTCTATTGATAAACACACTGTTTGTGATTCGTTAACATGGATAGATGGAATTACCTATACGCAAGCAAACAATACTGCTACTCATATCGTAACAAATGCTGCTGGATGTGATTCTATCATCACTTTAAACTTACAAGTCAATCATACGACCTACAGCACAGATACTCACTATGCTTGTGACGATTTTACATGGATAGATGGAAACACCTACTTTGAATCAAACAATACTGCTACATATCGCCTAACCAATCAACAAGGATGTGATTCTATCATCACTTTAGACCTAACGCTATACTCATCAGGATATCATGATCAAACTGCAACGATATGTTATGGAGAAGGTTTTGCCGTTGGCCATATTGTTCATTACGAAGCTGGAGAGTATTACGATATGCTCCAAACTGTTAATGGCTGTGATTCTGTAGTACGAACGGTTTTAACTGTTGAAGCTCCTATCGATACTTATGTAGAACGTCTTCACAATCAATTTAAAGTAAACCAAGCAGGAAATGCTAGTTACCAATGGATTAATTGCGATTTAAATCAACCTATTACTGGAGCAACAAATCGCATTTTCTTAGCTCAAAAAGAGGGAGAGTATGCTGTTGAGGTTACTGTTAATGGCTGTCTAGAAACTTCTATCTGTAATCGTTTACCTTATATGACAGGGATGGATGAAAATGTACTCGACGCTATTACTTTATACCCTAATCCTTTTAAAGATCAGATTCAGCTTGAATTTAATCAGTTATTAGAAAAAGTTACTGTTTCTCTAGTTGACATTACAGGAAAAACAATTACCAATGAAGAACATCATCATATCAACCACTTAAACATAACGACCAATAATTTAAGTGTAGGTGTGTATTTTGTAAAAATTGATTATCAAGGAAATAGTAAAGCTTATAAGGTTATTAAAAATTAA
- a CDS encoding FAD-binding oxidoreductase, translated as MKLNSIIRDLLTYDAVVEEKRKIAENVYHLRLKGVFLKQMSYQIGQHLHILVQPHIAGGLLEASVNRSYSIWNHDREKGELDLAISNLGSGPGAKWITTISKGDTIFFTKPTGRFVLGGDEYKHHFFIGDISALSHLYFMKRKLPESKSYTGVIYGVNRHSYFPDIDGEYPFDFIKKEDKMFGFIEQKIALIPPQELEYTMIYIGGDGDVCISLNKLLKEKYNLSKKNLTIKPFWRKGKKGL; from the coding sequence ATGAAGTTAAATAGTATTATTAGAGATTTGCTTACTTATGATGCTGTAGTTGAAGAGAAGCGGAAAATAGCTGAAAATGTCTATCATTTAAGATTAAAAGGGGTGTTTTTAAAGCAAATGTCATATCAGATAGGACAACATTTACATATTTTGGTTCAGCCACATATCGCTGGAGGTCTTTTAGAAGCTTCAGTAAACCGAAGTTATTCAATATGGAATCATGACAGAGAAAAGGGGGAGTTGGATTTGGCTATATCTAATCTGGGAAGTGGACCTGGGGCTAAATGGATTACAACAATAAGTAAGGGAGATACTATTTTTTTTACAAAGCCTACAGGCCGTTTTGTCCTTGGAGGAGATGAATATAAACATCATTTTTTTATAGGTGATATTAGTGCACTTTCTCATCTTTATTTTATGAAGAGGAAGCTACCTGAATCAAAGTCATATACAGGTGTGATATATGGCGTTAATAGACACAGTTATTTTCCAGATATTGATGGGGAATACCCTTTTGATTTTATAAAAAAAGAAGACAAAATGTTTGGCTTTATTGAGCAAAAAATAGCGTTAATACCTCCTCAAGAGTTAGAATATACTATGATTTACATAGGAGGTGATGGGGATGTCTGTATTAGCTTAAATAAGTTGTTAAAAGAAAAGTATAACCTTAGTAAGAAGAATCTTACTATAAAACCCTTTTGGAGAAAAGGTAAGAAAGGATTATAG
- a CDS encoding class I SAM-dependent methyltransferase: protein MNNQETHTYPVEKSGGLDSKIRRILQDPYKLLNPYVQEGMTVLDLGCGPGYFTIPLARIVGDQGVVVAVDIQEEMFKILKDKFNSLKIKNIKCVNTSVQSMESIPKIDFALAAYVMHELSNLEDWVETIYNKLDTNGLLLVFEPNIVVSKKAFRKTQQALLNAGFVEVETPKIRFSKSILVQKK, encoded by the coding sequence ATGAATAATCAAGAAACACATACATATCCGGTAGAGAAATCTGGAGGATTAGATAGTAAAATAAGAAGAATACTTCAAGATCCATACAAGTTGTTGAATCCTTATGTACAGGAGGGAATGACCGTATTAGACTTAGGGTGTGGTCCTGGCTATTTTACGATACCATTAGCTAGAATTGTTGGAGATCAAGGAGTTGTTGTAGCTGTGGATATCCAAGAGGAAATGTTTAAGATATTAAAAGATAAGTTTAATTCCTTAAAAATAAAGAATATAAAATGTGTCAATACAAGTGTTCAATCCATGGAGTCTATACCTAAAATTGATTTTGCATTAGCAGCTTATGTCATGCATGAATTGTCCAATCTTGAGGACTGGGTTGAAACGATATACAATAAGCTAGACACAAATGGTTTGTTATTGGTCTTTGAACCTAATATAGTCGTGTCAAAAAAAGCGTTTAGAAAAACACAACAAGCTTTATTGAATGCTGGGTTTGTTGAAGTAGAAACCCCTAAAATACGTTTCAGTAAATCAATTTTAGTTCAAAAAAAATGA
- a CDS encoding SDR family NAD(P)-dependent oxidoreductase — protein sequence MDLYNNTVLITGGSSGIGLQLSRELVKKKNKVIICGRNDEKLRKAQQEIPELAIIQCDISGVEGCMDLYRFVKEKYPELNILINNAAVVHAHDFIKDENTLEKLDLEVKTNLIAPIHLIKLLCPIIKSNEKAHIVNITTGLIYAPRALYPYYNATKAALHSFTQVLRVQVPQNIKVVEVLFPAVKTPWHNGKPPKIAIGVSDAVTEMLDGLRKGKWEVKVGKVRLLAFLSRIAPNYMFKKINALENE from the coding sequence ATGGATTTATACAATAATACAGTATTAATTACGGGGGGAAGTTCTGGAATAGGACTCCAATTGAGTAGAGAATTAGTCAAAAAGAAGAACAAAGTCATTATTTGTGGGAGGAATGATGAGAAATTAAGGAAAGCCCAACAAGAAATTCCCGAGTTAGCAATTATTCAGTGTGATATCTCAGGAGTAGAGGGATGTATGGATTTGTATCGCTTTGTTAAGGAGAAATATCCAGAATTAAATATTCTTATCAATAATGCAGCTGTAGTTCATGCTCACGATTTTATTAAAGATGAAAATACTTTAGAAAAATTAGACTTGGAGGTTAAAACAAATCTGATCGCTCCAATTCACCTCATAAAACTACTATGTCCAATAATCAAGAGTAATGAAAAAGCTCACATCGTAAACATTACCACAGGTTTAATCTATGCCCCAAGAGCTTTATACCCTTATTATAATGCAACAAAAGCTGCATTGCATTCTTTCACACAGGTCTTAAGAGTACAGGTACCCCAAAATATAAAAGTTGTAGAGGTATTGTTTCCTGCTGTAAAAACACCATGGCATAATGGAAAACCTCCTAAAATAGCAATAGGTGTTAGTGACGCTGTAACAGAAATGCTTGATGGATTAAGGAAAGGTAAATGGGAGGTAAAAGTAGGAAAGGTCAGATTGTTAGCATTTCTATCAAGAATAGCTCCTAATTATATGTTTAAAAAAATAAATGCATTAGAAAATGAATAA
- a CDS encoding Crp/Fnr family transcriptional regulator, with amino-acid sequence MIVNDLENILPRERAVELIAIGKKRSIKIGEYFLREGAVPKSIAYINSGLFRYVYITDTGVEYTKGIISEGLFLASYSSMITQTNSHFYIEALEDAEIIEIPYAKLQKLVDSDIFWTKFILKMVEKGFGIKEKREREFLLLDAETRYLNFLKEFPHLEKRVKQIVIASYLGIHPESLSRIKKKIRT; translated from the coding sequence ATGATTGTTAATGATTTAGAAAATATTTTGCCTCGAGAAAGAGCAGTTGAATTAATAGCAATAGGTAAAAAGAGATCAATAAAAATTGGAGAATATTTTTTAAGAGAAGGAGCTGTACCTAAAAGTATTGCTTATATTAATTCAGGGCTGTTTAGATATGTGTATATTACAGATACAGGAGTGGAATATACTAAAGGAATTATTAGTGAGGGGTTATTTTTAGCATCATACTCCTCAATGATTACCCAAACAAATTCTCACTTTTATATTGAAGCTTTAGAAGATGCTGAAATTATTGAAATTCCATACGCAAAATTGCAAAAATTGGTTGATTCAGATATTTTTTGGACAAAATTTATATTGAAAATGGTTGAGAAGGGCTTTGGAATAAAAGAAAAAAGAGAGAGAGAATTTTTATTACTGGATGCAGAGACAAGGTATTTAAACTTTTTAAAAGAATTTCCACATTTAGAAAAAAGAGTTAAACAAATTGTAATCGCTTCTTATCTGGGGATACATCCAGAGTCGTTAAGTCGAATAAAAAAGAAAATTAGGACTTAA